A genomic stretch from Rhodospirillales bacterium RIFCSPLOWO2_02_FULL_58_16 includes:
- a CDS encoding 1,4-alpha-glucan branching enzyme: MISKNHDAVSAIVGAGHSDPFSFLGMHVEDGDGLAVRVFLPGADTVDVIDAATGKALSRMRRAHKEGFFISRLSGRNERFAYRLRVDYGDGGREIDDPFRFPPAFGELDAHLIAEGSHLESYRKLGAHRITLEGVDGVCFSVWAPGAGRASVVGDFNNWDGRRHPMRRHPSCGVWEIFIPGITKGALYKFEITDGGGHLLPLKSDPYAFRCEVPPKTACVVEGLGSYKWKDASWMASRHRANAHGAPMSIYEVHLGSWRRAPDEGCRFLTYREMADQLVSYVKDMGFTHIEMMPISEFPFDGSWGYQPIGLFAPTGRFGSPDEFRALIDACHQAGIGVILDWVSGHFPEDAHGLGLFDGTHLYEHSDPRQGRHMDWGTLIYNYGRTEVANFLLSNALFWLEHYHIDGLRMDAVASMLYLDYSRNKGGWIPNVYGGNENLEAVSFIKRVNELVYARHPGAFTVAEESTAWPMVSRPTYLGGLGFGFKWNMGWMHDTLGYIAKDPIHRQHHQNEITFGLLYAFHENFILPLSHDEVVHGKGSILGRMPGDKWQRYANLRAYYAFMYAHPGKKLLFMGAEFGQENEWNHAASLDWHLLEDPLNKGVQDLVRDLNRLYRGAPALHERDFDHHGFSWIDCHDHAQSVLSFLRRGDDPDDIMVVVSNFTPVVREGYRIGVPYAGSYEECLNTDSSYYGGSNVGNSSAVKADEEPMHGYPYSLSLTLPPLATLMIRPVDRGSE; the protein is encoded by the coding sequence ATGATCAGCAAGAATCACGACGCCGTCAGCGCCATTGTCGGCGCCGGCCATTCCGACCCTTTCTCTTTCCTCGGCATGCACGTCGAGGATGGGGATGGGCTGGCGGTGCGCGTCTTTCTCCCCGGCGCCGATACGGTTGATGTCATCGACGCGGCCACCGGCAAGGCTTTGTCCAGGATGCGCCGCGCTCATAAGGAAGGTTTTTTCATATCCCGTCTTAGCGGGCGAAACGAGCGCTTTGCCTACCGGTTGCGGGTTGATTACGGCGACGGCGGGCGGGAAATAGATGATCCCTTCCGCTTCCCCCCGGCGTTCGGCGAACTGGACGCCCACCTGATCGCCGAGGGCAGTCATCTCGAAAGCTACCGCAAGCTGGGAGCGCATCGCATAACCCTGGAAGGCGTCGATGGAGTATGCTTCAGCGTTTGGGCGCCCGGCGCCGGACGAGCCAGCGTCGTCGGCGACTTTAATAACTGGGACGGGCGGCGCCATCCCATGCGCCGGCACCCAAGCTGCGGCGTGTGGGAAATCTTTATTCCCGGCATAACCAAAGGCGCTCTTTACAAATTCGAGATCACGGACGGCGGCGGACATTTGCTGCCGTTGAAGAGCGACCCTTACGCTTTCCGTTGCGAGGTCCCGCCCAAAACCGCCTGTGTCGTCGAGGGCCTAGGCTCATATAAGTGGAAGGACGCTTCGTGGATGGCTTCCCGTCACCGGGCCAACGCCCACGGCGCCCCGATGAGCATCTATGAGGTCCATCTCGGTTCATGGCGGCGGGCGCCTGATGAGGGCTGTCGCTTCCTCACTTACCGGGAGATGGCCGATCAACTGGTTTCCTATGTGAAAGACATGGGCTTTACCCATATCGAGATGATGCCGATCAGCGAGTTTCCCTTCGACGGCTCATGGGGCTATCAGCCCATCGGCCTGTTCGCGCCGACCGGCCGCTTCGGATCGCCGGATGAATTCCGCGCCCTGATCGACGCCTGCCACCAGGCCGGCATCGGCGTTATCCTCGACTGGGTGTCGGGCCATTTCCCCGAGGACGCGCACGGTCTCGGCCTGTTTGACGGCACCCACCTTTATGAACATTCGGACCCGCGCCAGGGGCGGCATATGGACTGGGGTACGTTGATATATAATTACGGACGCACCGAAGTCGCTAATTTCCTTCTGTCCAACGCCCTGTTCTGGCTGGAACATTATCACATTGACGGCCTTAGAATGGACGCCGTCGCCTCTATGCTTTACCTGGATTACAGCCGCAATAAAGGAGGGTGGATTCCCAACGTCTACGGCGGCAATGAAAACCTGGAGGCCGTCTCTTTCATCAAGCGCGTGAACGAGCTGGTCTATGCGCGTCACCCCGGCGCCTTTACCGTCGCCGAGGAATCAACGGCGTGGCCGATGGTCTCGCGGCCTACCTATCTCGGCGGTCTGGGTTTCGGCTTCAAATGGAATATGGGCTGGATGCACGACACCCTGGGCTACATCGCCAAAGACCCGATTCATCGCCAGCATCACCAGAACGAAATCACTTTCGGCCTTCTTTACGCTTTCCACGAAAACTTCATTCTGCCGCTGTCCCATGACGAGGTGGTTCACGGCAAGGGATCGATCCTCGGGCGGATGCCGGGCGACAAATGGCAACGCTACGCCAACCTGCGCGCCTACTACGCCTTCATGTACGCTCACCCCGGCAAGAAACTGCTGTTCATGGGGGCCGAGTTCGGCCAGGAGAACGAGTGGAACCACGCCGCAAGCCTGGACTGGCATCTGTTGGAGGACCCGCTCAATAAAGGAGTTCAGGATTTAGTGCGCGACCTCAATCGCCTTTACAGAGGAGCGCCGGCGCTGCATGAACGTGACTTCGATCATCATGGCTTCTCCTGGATCGATTGCCACGACCATGCGCAAAGCGTCTTGTCTTTCCTGCGCCGGGGCGATGATCCCGATGACATCATGGTCGTCGTCAGTAATTTTACGCCGGTAGTGCGCGAAGGCTATCGCATCGGCGTTCCTTACGCCGGGTCCTATGAAGAATGCCTGAATACCGACTCGTCTTATTATGGCGGCTCAAATGTCGGCAATTCGTCCGCCGTCAAGGCGGACGAGGAGCCTATGCACGGATACCCCTATTCCCTGTCTCTGACCCTGCCGCCGTTGGCCACCCTGATGATCCGCCCCGTAGACAGGGGTAGTGAATGA
- a CDS encoding 3-phosphoshikimate 1-carboxyvinyltransferase: MTPLVSHRCRALTGNIIVPGDKSISHRALMIGSMAIGETIVKGLLESEDVLRTARAVSSLGAAVNREADGSWRILGRGVGGLTAPASALDMGNSGTSARLLMGILAAHPFAASLHGDASLSKRPMERVMAPLRLMGAAFEAGPGGRLPLTVKGCDSPLPIEYELPVASAQVKSAILLAGLNTPGQTTVIERRPTRDHTELMLHHFGAEVTVQDLPGGARAVTVKGESELTGREVTVPGDISSAAFPLAAAILVEGSKIIIRNVGFNPRRKALVDTLLEMGADIVVANFRKQAGEDVADIEARYSRQLNGVVVPAHRAPWMIDEYPILAAIAACAEGETRMLGIGELRVKESDRIEAMAQGLGACGVEVKTGEDWLAVQGSGKPPQGGAMIAANLDHRIAMAFLVLGMVSERPVAVDDASAIETSFPGFADIMNGLGADIR, from the coding sequence ATGACGCCGTTGGTTTCTCACCGCTGTCGAGCGTTGACCGGGAACATAATTGTTCCCGGCGACAAGTCAATATCGCACCGCGCCCTGATGATCGGCTCAATGGCGATCGGAGAAACCATCGTTAAGGGGCTGCTTGAAAGCGAAGACGTGTTGCGCACCGCCCGGGCCGTGAGTTCCCTCGGCGCCGCCGTCAATCGCGAGGCGGACGGCTCGTGGCGCATACTCGGGCGCGGCGTCGGCGGACTGACGGCGCCGGCGTCGGCGCTGGATATGGGCAACTCCGGCACCTCGGCCAGACTGTTGATGGGAATTCTGGCGGCCCACCCTTTTGCCGCCTCTCTTCACGGCGACGCCTCGTTGAGCAAGCGCCCCATGGAGAGGGTGATGGCGCCGCTCAGGCTTATGGGCGCCGCCTTCGAGGCCGGCCCCGGCGGACGGTTGCCGCTGACCGTCAAGGGCTGTGACAGCCCGCTTCCCATCGAGTACGAACTGCCGGTGGCGTCCGCCCAGGTGAAGTCGGCGATATTGCTGGCCGGACTTAACACTCCGGGGCAAACGACGGTGATTGAACGGCGTCCCACCCGCGACCATACGGAGTTAATGCTTCATCACTTCGGCGCCGAGGTTACGGTTCAAGACCTGCCCGGCGGCGCACGCGCCGTTACGGTTAAAGGCGAATCAGAACTGACAGGCCGTGAAGTGACGGTTCCCGGCGATATTTCGTCGGCGGCTTTTCCTTTGGCGGCGGCGATATTGGTCGAGGGTTCTAAAATCATCATTCGCAACGTCGGCTTCAACCCCCGGCGCAAGGCGCTGGTTGATACCCTGCTTGAAATGGGGGCGGATATCGTAGTCGCCAACTTTAGAAAACAAGCCGGCGAAGACGTGGCGGATATTGAGGCAAGATACAGCAGGCAGTTGAACGGCGTCGTGGTCCCGGCGCATCGCGCTCCCTGGATGATCGACGAATATCCGATTTTGGCGGCGATAGCGGCCTGCGCTGAAGGCGAAACGCGCATGCTCGGCATCGGCGAGCTTCGGGTAAAGGAAAGCGACCGGATCGAAGCCATGGCGCAAGGCCTCGGCGCTTGCGGCGTAGAAGTGAAAACCGGCGAAGATTGGCTGGCGGTTCAAGGCTCAGGAAAGCCCCCGCAAGGCGGGGCCATGATTGCGGCCAACCTGGACCATCGCATCGCCATGGCTTTTCTGGTGCTGGGCATGGTAAGTGAAAGGCCTGTCGCCGTTGATGACGCTTCGGCGATAGAAACCAGCTTTCCGGGATTCGCCGATATAATGAACGGCCTCGGCGCGGACATCAGGTAG
- a CDS encoding orotidine 5'-phosphate decarboxylase: MTVTSSGGRVFVALDTVDVGRAAALAGRLKGVVGGVKLGKEFFTANGPQGVERVSAAGLPVFLDLKFHDIPNTVAGAVRAALALKPFMLNVHASGGAAMMRAAVDAAAEAGDDRPLMLAVTVLTSLDADDLKATGVAGAVSEQAARLASLAEDCGMDGVVCSAFEAGMLRQRLGPDFKLVVPGVRPVWASADDQKRIMTPAEAVNAGADYLVVGRPITGAVDPVKAAEKIAAELASA, encoded by the coding sequence ATGACCGTCACCAGTTCCGGCGGACGTGTTTTTGTCGCCCTCGACACCGTGGACGTTGGGCGCGCCGCAGCGCTTGCCGGTCGTCTTAAGGGCGTCGTCGGCGGCGTCAAGCTGGGCAAGGAGTTCTTCACCGCCAACGGTCCCCAGGGAGTGGAACGGGTTTCCGCCGCCGGCCTCCCGGTGTTTCTCGATCTCAAGTTTCACGACATCCCCAATACGGTAGCCGGCGCGGTGCGGGCGGCGCTGGCGCTGAAACCTTTTATGCTCAATGTGCATGCCTCCGGCGGCGCGGCGATGATGAGGGCTGCGGTCGATGCCGCCGCCGAGGCCGGAGACGACCGCCCCCTGATGCTGGCCGTGACCGTGCTGACATCGCTGGATGCCGACGACCTCAAGGCGACGGGCGTTGCCGGCGCCGTATCCGAACAGGCGGCGCGGTTGGCGTCGCTGGCCGAAGACTGCGGCATGGACGGGGTAGTGTGCTCGGCTTTCGAGGCCGGAATGCTCAGGCAACGCCTTGGCCCCGATTTCAAACTGGTGGTCCCCGGCGTCCGCCCGGTTTGGGCGTCCGCTGACGATCAGAAGCGGATAATGACGCCGGCTGAGGCGGTAAACGCCGGCGCCGATTATCTGGTGGTGGGGAGGCCGATAACCGGGGCGGTCGATCCTGTAAAGGCGGCTGAAAAAATCGCCGCCGAATTGGCTTCTGCCTAA
- a CDS encoding integration host factor subunit beta has product MTKSELIVRLAEANPHLYRRDVERIVTTVFEEIITALADGNRVELRGFGAFLVKERGSRTGRNPRTGAMVSVIAKNIPYFKTGKKLRERLNAGS; this is encoded by the coding sequence ATGACCAAGTCGGAATTGATTGTGCGTCTCGCCGAGGCCAATCCTCACCTCTATCGGCGGGATGTAGAGCGCATAGTCACCACTGTTTTCGAGGAGATTATCACCGCTCTTGCCGACGGCAATCGTGTTGAACTTCGCGGCTTTGGAGCGTTCCTGGTCAAGGAGCGCGGGTCCCGCACGGGACGCAATCCCAGGACCGGCGCTATGGTGAGCGTCATCGCCAAGAACATTCCTTACTTCAAAACCGGGAAGAAGCTCCGCGAGAGGCTGAACGCCGGCTCCTGA
- a CDS encoding TIGR02300 family protein, translating to MVKPEWGKKRVCAHCATRFYDLKRNPAECPKCGTPAKEEKTPKPRRIARPAETVIPPELAAIPIKKIFDDVDDVLDISVDPEDEDSPELEAVEGGEEDDGVIEDASDIGNHDDDMSEVKEHVDEGTVDESR from the coding sequence GTGGTAAAACCGGAGTGGGGAAAAAAACGGGTTTGCGCGCACTGCGCCACGCGCTTCTATGATTTGAAACGTAATCCTGCCGAGTGTCCGAAATGCGGCACGCCGGCAAAAGAAGAAAAAACACCAAAGCCACGGCGAATCGCCCGCCCCGCAGAAACCGTCATTCCACCGGAATTGGCGGCGATTCCCATCAAAAAGATATTTGACGACGTCGATGATGTCTTGGACATAAGCGTTGACCCGGAAGATGAAGATTCACCCGAGCTGGAAGCCGTGGAAGGCGGTGAGGAGGACGACGGCGTGATCGAGGACGCTTCCGATATCGGCAATCACGACGACGATATGTCCGAAGTCAAAGAACACGTTGACGAAGGCACTGTGGACGAAAGCCGATAA
- a CDS encoding cytidylate kinase, giving the protein MIIAIDGPAAAGKGTLAKRLAEHFGLAQLETGLLYRACGLKVVRAGGDPRCVKTAEEAARALAPADLNSPDLRSDVAAVAASAVATIPEVRAALLDFQRSFAERPPGGAKGAVLDGRDIGTTVCPSAEVKLFVTASVEVRAERRLKELLGRGLEAIYARVLHDMKERDAQDSGRAASPLEPAEDAFVLDTSKLDADAAYAAALEYVESLNLSG; this is encoded by the coding sequence ATGATCATCGCTATCGACGGGCCGGCGGCGGCCGGCAAAGGGACACTGGCCAAGCGTTTGGCCGAGCATTTCGGACTGGCTCAACTTGAGACCGGCCTGTTGTACCGCGCCTGCGGCCTCAAGGTGGTGCGCGCCGGCGGCGACCCCCGCTGCGTAAAAACAGCGGAGGAAGCCGCCAGGGCGTTGGCGCCCGCCGATCTGAACAGCCCCGATTTAAGAAGCGACGTCGCCGCCGTCGCCGCTTCCGCCGTCGCCACCATCCCCGAAGTCAGGGCGGCTCTTTTGGACTTTCAGCGTTCCTTTGCCGAACGTCCGCCGGGCGGCGCAAAAGGCGCGGTGCTTGACGGACGCGACATCGGCACTACCGTTTGTCCAAGCGCCGAAGTCAAACTGTTCGTCACCGCTTCCGTTGAGGTGCGCGCAGAACGTCGTCTTAAAGAGTTGCTAGGACGCGGACTAGAAGCTATATATGCCCGCGTTCTGCACGATATGAAGGAGAGGGATGCTCAGGATTCGGGGCGTGCGGCCTCTCCGCTGGAGCCGGCCGAGGATGCTTTCGTGCTTGATACCAGCAAACTTGACGCCGACGCGGCGTATGCTGCGGCTCTTGAGTACGTCGAATCGCTGAACCTGTCCGGGTAA
- a CDS encoding protoheme IX farnesyltransferase: MKSPEDVAAFARVRDYAVLLKPRVMSLVVFSGVAGLYMAPGKLDLWTALNAILYIAIGAGGSGAVNMWYDRDIDLEMSRTKNRPVPAGRMAPSHALWVGTVLSVLSVAAMTMLVNKAAAALLALTIVYYVFIYTMWLKRRTPQNIVIGGASGAFPPMIGWAAVTGSVDIGSIALFAIIFIWTPPHFWALALYRCSDYAKAGVPMLPVVSGVRATKKQILAYSVLLVPVTLMPVYLGMAGIFYGAAALALDGWLLRHALRVWGDESEIQEATAKPMFLYSILYLFLIFVFMMADKAFFQSI, from the coding sequence TTGAAGTCTCCCGAGGATGTGGCCGCCTTCGCCCGCGTCAGGGACTACGCCGTCCTGCTCAAGCCCAGAGTAATGTCGCTGGTGGTGTTCAGCGGAGTCGCCGGCCTGTACATGGCGCCGGGCAAACTGGATTTATGGACCGCGCTCAATGCGATCCTCTACATCGCCATCGGCGCCGGTGGTTCCGGGGCCGTTAACATGTGGTATGACCGCGACATTGATCTGGAAATGTCGCGCACCAAGAACCGCCCTGTTCCCGCCGGGCGCATGGCGCCGAGTCATGCGCTGTGGGTGGGGACGGTTTTGTCGGTGCTGTCGGTGGCGGCGATGACGATGCTGGTAAACAAGGCGGCGGCGGCGCTGCTGGCGTTGACCATCGTCTATTACGTCTTCATCTACACCATGTGGCTGAAACGGCGCACCCCCCAGAACATCGTTATCGGCGGCGCTTCCGGAGCCTTTCCGCCGATGATCGGCTGGGCGGCGGTGACCGGAAGCGTAGACATCGGCTCAATAGCCTTGTTCGCCATTATATTCATTTGGACGCCGCCCCATTTTTGGGCGCTGGCGCTGTACCGGTGCAGCGACTACGCCAAGGCCGGAGTGCCGATGCTGCCGGTAGTGTCCGGGGTGCGGGCCACCAAAAAGCAAATCCTGGCTTATAGCGTGTTGCTGGTTCCGGTGACGCTGATGCCCGTGTATCTAGGCATGGCGGGAATTTTTTATGGCGCGGCGGCGCTGGCGCTCGACGGATGGCTGCTGCGTCACGCGCTGCGCGTCTGGGGCGATGAGTCCGAAATCCAGGAAGCGACCGCCAAGCCGATGTTCCTGTATTCCATCCTTTACCTGTTTCTGATCTTTGTTTTCATGATGGCCGACAAGGCGTTTTTCCAATCAATATGA
- a CDS encoding peptidase M32 — translation MNSNSHYRQLVARFQRLMTLGDAEAMLQWDWAAMMPSGSAEARSEQLAVMKAIGHGLLVSPEIEELLEAAESDGGLDIRQTANLRRMKHMWLHESALTEDMVTALSKASSKCETAWRTARPESNFAAVRPGLEALLDLVREAAAAKAERLGLSPYDALLDKYDPSAGSDDIDAEFSDLEAFLPDFLKEVLLRQAQRPAAIVPRGPFPVNRQRRLSMRLMTALGFDFTHGRLDVSLHPFCGGSPDDVRITTRYDKNDFTSSIMGVLHETGHALYEMGLPKEWRGQPAGRASGMSIHESQSLLIEMQVCRSRDFLSFAAPLFAEAFDGEGPAWEADNLFNLYTKVEPGFIRVVADEVTYPSHVILRYRLEKAMIAGDLRVADLPAAWNDGMKRMLGLTPPNDREGCLQDIHWFGGDWGYFPTYTLGAMAAAQLFEAARNSNEGIVEGIRRGDFVPLLAWLRENVHGKGSLLTSHDLMTEATGRPLNPDAFKRHLRQRYLA, via the coding sequence ATGAACTCTAATTCCCACTACCGACAGCTTGTCGCCCGTTTCCAACGCCTGATGACGCTCGGCGACGCAGAGGCGATGCTGCAATGGGACTGGGCGGCGATGATGCCGAGCGGCTCGGCGGAAGCCAGAAGCGAACAACTTGCGGTGATGAAGGCCATCGGTCACGGCCTCCTGGTCTCCCCGGAGATTGAGGAACTGCTGGAGGCCGCAGAGAGCGACGGCGGACTCGACATTCGGCAGACTGCCAACCTGCGTAGAATGAAGCACATGTGGCTTCATGAGTCTGCTCTGACCGAGGATATGGTGACGGCGCTGTCAAAGGCGTCCTCGAAATGCGAGACGGCATGGCGCACGGCCCGGCCCGAAAGCAATTTCGCCGCCGTCAGGCCCGGCCTGGAAGCCCTGCTGGATCTGGTGCGCGAGGCCGCCGCCGCCAAGGCCGAAAGACTCGGTCTCAGTCCTTATGACGCGCTGCTCGACAAATACGATCCGTCGGCCGGATCGGATGATATCGACGCCGAGTTTTCCGATCTGGAGGCCTTCCTGCCCGATTTTCTGAAAGAAGTTCTTCTGCGGCAGGCGCAGAGGCCCGCCGCGATTGTTCCTCGGGGGCCGTTCCCGGTGAACCGGCAGCGGCGCTTGAGCATGCGCCTGATGACGGCGCTGGGGTTCGACTTCACCCATGGTCGCCTGGATGTCAGCCTGCATCCCTTTTGCGGCGGCTCCCCCGATGACGTGCGCATCACCACCCGTTACGACAAGAATGATTTTACCTCTTCAATCATGGGCGTTCTGCACGAGACCGGCCATGCCCTTTACGAGATGGGCCTGCCGAAAGAATGGCGCGGTCAGCCGGCGGGACGGGCGTCGGGCATGTCCATTCATGAGAGCCAGTCGCTGTTGATCGAGATGCAGGTTTGCCGCAGCCGCGACTTCCTGTCCTTCGCCGCGCCGTTGTTCGCCGAGGCATTCGACGGCGAAGGCCCGGCCTGGGAAGCGGATAACCTGTTCAATCTCTATACCAAAGTCGAGCCGGGGTTCATCCGCGTCGTTGCCGACGAAGTCACCTATCCGTCCCACGTCATTCTTCGCTATCGACTCGAAAAGGCGATGATCGCCGGCGATCTCCGGGTCGCCGATCTGCCGGCGGCATGGAACGACGGCATGAAGCGTATGTTGGGTTTGACCCCGCCCAACGACCGGGAAGGCTGTCTTCAGGATATCCACTGGTTCGGCGGCGACTGGGGCTATTTCCCCACTTACACCCTGGGGGCGATGGCGGCGGCGCAACTCTTTGAAGCGGCCAGGAATTCAAACGAGGGAATCGTCGAAGGCATTCGCCGGGGCGACTTTGTCCCCCTGCTGGCGTGGCTGCGCGAAAACGTCCACGGCAAAGGCTCGCTGCTTACGTCCCATGACCTGATGACCGAGGCGACAGGCCGACCGCTCAACCCGGACGCCTTCAAGAGGCACTTGCGGCAGCGATACTTGGCGTGA
- a CDS encoding N-(5'-phosphoribosyl)anthranilate isomerase, translating into MAIDVKICGLSTPETVAAAVEGGAKYVGFVFYPPSLRAVTLEQAKELAAAVPKHVKRVGLVVNPDDKTLRSIVKGGFIDLLQLHGREIPERVAEVKKKFGLPVIKAIAISCPDDVEAAKSYEAVADILLFDALAPEHSTTPGGNALAFDWQLIHGYVWKKPWILAGGLNVGNLQKAVLACDATAVDVSSGVEVSRGVKSAGKIREFLKMAEML; encoded by the coding sequence ATGGCTATCGACGTTAAAATTTGCGGGCTGAGTACGCCGGAAACCGTGGCCGCCGCCGTCGAGGGCGGGGCCAAGTACGTCGGCTTCGTTTTCTATCCGCCGTCGCTTCGTGCTGTGACATTGGAACAGGCCAAGGAACTGGCCGCCGCCGTGCCCAAGCATGTCAAAAGGGTCGGTCTAGTGGTAAACCCGGACGATAAGACGTTGCGGTCTATCGTCAAAGGCGGGTTTATCGACTTGTTGCAACTTCACGGACGCGAGATTCCCGAAAGAGTGGCTGAGGTCAAGAAGAAATTCGGCCTGCCGGTGATCAAGGCCATCGCCATTTCCTGCCCTGATGATGTGGAGGCGGCGAAGTCCTATGAGGCCGTCGCCGATATTTTGTTGTTTGACGCCCTGGCGCCGGAACATTCAACCACGCCCGGCGGCAATGCCCTGGCCTTTGACTGGCAACTGATTCATGGCTATGTGTGGAAAAAGCCGTGGATACTGGCCGGCGGGTTGAATGTCGGCAACCTTCAGAAAGCGGTTCTCGCCTGTGACGCCACGGCGGTCGATGTCTCATCCGGCGTTGAGGTCTCCCGTGGCGTAAAAAGCGCGGGCAAAATTCGGGAATTCCTGAAAATGGCCGAGATGCTTTGA
- a CDS encoding threonine synthase, producing MKYVSTRSKAPALPFDDVLLAGLARDGGLYVPDAWPQFSADDIRALKGLPYAEQATRVMEPFLGGCIDSDDFAAMTADAYRGFSHPDVAPLKQLDETGDLWLMELFHGPTLAFKDYALQLVGRLFDHVLKNRGERLTIIGATSGDTGSAAIEACRDRDALEVFILHPRGRVSEVQRRQMTTVASPNIHNIAVEGSFDNCQNMVKAMFNDQAFRDRCRLGAVNSINWARIMAQISYYFIAGVKLGAPDRPVSFAVPTGNFGNVFAGYAASRMGLSVKRLVIGSNRNDILYRFLKTGIMETGAVHSTISPSMDIQISSNFERLLFDLLGRDGSRVTEVMDKFSKTGSFGLERATLDEALSLFDGERFDDEETKAMIRTIYRETGELLDPHTAVGVAAGRAAIGKGAGGPMIALATAHPAKFPDAVEEATRVRPKLPPHLADLLERTERLHTLPNDLNAVRDYISDSLR from the coding sequence GTGAAATACGTCTCTACCCGCAGCAAGGCGCCGGCCCTTCCCTTTGACGACGTGTTGCTGGCCGGTCTGGCCCGTGACGGCGGTCTTTATGTCCCCGATGCCTGGCCTCAATTTTCCGCCGACGACATCCGCGCCCTTAAAGGTTTGCCCTACGCCGAGCAGGCGACGCGGGTGATGGAGCCGTTCCTCGGCGGCTGCATCGACAGCGATGATTTCGCCGCCATGACCGCCGACGCTTACCGGGGCTTTTCCCATCCCGATGTGGCTCCCCTCAAACAACTGGATGAAACCGGCGACTTGTGGCTGATGGAATTGTTCCATGGACCGACGTTGGCCTTCAAGGATTACGCCCTGCAATTGGTCGGACGCCTGTTCGATCATGTGCTGAAAAATCGCGGCGAGCGTCTGACCATTATCGGCGCCACCTCGGGCGACACCGGCTCGGCGGCCATTGAGGCCTGCCGGGACCGTGACGCCCTTGAGGTCTTCATCCTTCATCCCAGGGGCCGGGTGTCCGAGGTGCAGCGTCGCCAGATGACCACGGTGGCCTCTCCCAACATTCACAACATCGCCGTCGAAGGCTCCTTCGATAACTGTCAGAACATGGTGAAAGCCATGTTCAACGATCAGGCCTTCCGCGACCGCTGCCGCCTCGGCGCCGTCAATTCGATCAACTGGGCGAGAATCATGGCCCAGATATCCTATTACTTCATTGCCGGGGTAAAGCTGGGCGCTCCCGACAGGCCGGTTTCCTTTGCTGTTCCCACCGGCAATTTCGGCAATGTCTTCGCCGGGTACGCCGCAAGCAGGATGGGGCTTTCGGTGAAGCGTCTTGTGATCGGCTCCAACCGTAACGATATCCTGTACAGGTTTCTGAAAACCGGCATCATGGAAACCGGCGCCGTGCATTCGACCATCAGTCCCAGCATGGATATCCAGATATCCAGCAATTTCGAGCGCCTGCTGTTCGACCTGTTGGGGCGGGACGGAAGCCGGGTAACGGAAGTCATGGATAAATTCAGCAAAACCGGCTCTTTCGGATTGGAGCGGGCGACCCTCGATGAAGCCCTTTCGCTGTTTGACGGCGAGCGTTTCGATGACGAGGAGACCAAGGCGATGATTAGAACTATTTACCGGGAAACCGGGGAATTGCTTGATCCTCACACGGCGGTCGGCGTCGCCGCCGGTCGCGCCGCCATAGGCAAAGGCGCCGGGGGGCCGATGATTGCTCTGGCCACCGCCCATCCCGCCAAATTTCCCGACGCCGTGGAGGAAGCCACGAGGGTCCGCCCCAAGCTGCCGCCTCATCTGGCCGACCTGCTGGAACGCACGGAGCGCCTGCATACTTTACCCAACGACCTGAACGCGGTGCGGGACTATATCTCGGACAGCCTGCGATGA